From the Orenia metallireducens genome, one window contains:
- a CDS encoding YigZ family protein yields MSDSYKTIKRNLRIEAKIKKCKFITSVKNVNTVKEAEEFIEEINEEFADARHNVYAFKVGIEDRATKRCSDDGEPAGSSGPPALQAIEGEEVTNIALVVTRYFGGVKHGVGGLIRAYGGSAREAIREAGIIEKIRYIELGISVSYDRMGEVINDLEGHAGEIETINYMNDGVEIIAVMKPSYIDAFKKRITDATRGEASFEEKGEKFR; encoded by the coding sequence ATGTCAGATAGCTACAAGACTATTAAAAGAAACCTTAGAATAGAAGCTAAAATAAAGAAATGTAAGTTTATTACCTCAGTTAAGAATGTTAATACTGTAAAAGAGGCAGAAGAGTTTATTGAAGAGATTAATGAAGAGTTTGCTGATGCTAGGCATAATGTTTATGCTTTCAAAGTTGGGATAGAAGATAGGGCAACTAAGAGGTGTAGTGATGATGGAGAACCTGCTGGCTCTTCAGGTCCTCCTGCCTTGCAAGCAATTGAAGGGGAAGAGGTTACTAATATTGCATTAGTAGTTACCCGTTACTTTGGTGGAGTAAAGCATGGTGTAGGAGGATTGATTAGGGCTTATGGTGGTTCAGCAAGGGAGGCTATTCGAGAAGCTGGGATTATAGAGAAGATAAGGTACATAGAGTTGGGGATTTCAGTCTCTTATGATAGGATGGGTGAGGTTATTAATGATTTAGAAGGTCATGCTGGAGAGATTGAAACTATCAATTATATGAATGATGGAGTTGAGATAATAGCTGTTATGAAACCAAGTTATATAGATGCTTTTAAGAAGAGAATAACCGATGCTACTAGAGGAGAAGCTAGCTTTGAAGAAAAAGGAGAGAAGTTTAGATAA
- a CDS encoding Cof-type HAD-IIB family hydrolase, with the protein MRYKLVAVDMDGTLLNDDHKVSDKNREAINKFANQGVNFILASGRPYQSLYPYTKELEVYLPLVTSNGSIVKCPLTKNIYHNKQIPLELAEEILEYGYNNSYGMSLYFGDKVITNQKSIAEVHNDLEGITAIIEEKHQLREEPTKILFSGEPKKMLELFALLAERYEDKLYITQSDEEYVEVMNLEVSKGNALKYMMNRMNIEKEEVIAIGNNFNDVAMFEIAGLSIAMANSPEGVKEKADFVTKTNLEDGVAYALERFLAE; encoded by the coding sequence ATGAGATATAAGTTAGTAGCTGTAGATATGGATGGAACCTTACTTAATGATGATCATAAGGTTTCTGATAAGAATAGAGAGGCAATTAATAAGTTTGCTAATCAAGGTGTCAATTTTATTTTGGCTAGCGGCAGACCTTATCAATCTTTGTACCCTTATACTAAGGAATTAGAGGTATATTTACCTTTGGTTACATCCAATGGTTCAATAGTCAAGTGTCCTTTAACTAAGAATATTTACCATAATAAGCAGATTCCTTTGGAATTAGCTGAAGAGATACTAGAGTATGGTTATAATAACTCTTATGGGATGAGCTTATACTTTGGAGATAAGGTAATTACCAATCAGAAGTCAATAGCTGAAGTACATAATGACTTAGAAGGTATAACGGCTATTATTGAAGAAAAGCATCAGCTAAGAGAAGAGCCGACAAAAATTCTATTCTCTGGTGAACCTAAAAAGATGTTAGAACTTTTTGCTTTATTAGCTGAAAGGTATGAGGATAAACTGTACATTACTCAATCTGATGAAGAATATGTTGAGGTAATGAATCTAGAGGTGTCTAAAGGAAATGCTTTAAAATACATGATGAATAGAATGAATATAGAGAAAGAAGAGGTTATTGCTATTGGTAATAACTTCAATGATGTGGCTATGTTTGAGATAGCAGGGCTGTCTATAGCAATGGCTAACTCTCCTGAAGGGGTAAAAGAGAAGGCAGACTTTGTTACTAAGACTAACTTAGAAGATGGAGTAGCTTATGCTTTAGAGAGATTTCTTGCAGAGTAA
- a CDS encoding class I SAM-dependent methyltransferase yields MLSQPCKSIVDLVQFFKDNQVVKVLDYGAGKLRNSIYLLNKGFKVYACDTEKQIRKINSLMEVNEFPYLINESQLMSHRLNVDLVVSNYVLNIIEDDNDKLKYIKNTYNSLKKRGYLLLEVRRRTERTPRGCTKAFTKKELNNFILNCNFEKLKDYSSKRSVVFLYQKNGL; encoded by the coding sequence ATGTTATCTCAACCATGTAAAAGTATAGTTGATTTGGTACAGTTCTTTAAAGATAATCAAGTAGTAAAGGTTTTGGATTATGGAGCTGGGAAGTTGAGAAATTCAATTTATTTACTCAACAAAGGATTTAAAGTCTATGCTTGTGATACAGAAAAGCAGATTAGAAAAATTAATTCTTTAATGGAGGTTAATGAGTTTCCATATTTGATTAATGAAAGTCAGTTGATGTCTCATAGATTGAATGTTGATTTGGTTGTATCTAATTATGTTTTGAATATAATTGAAGATGATAATGATAAGTTAAAATATATCAAAAATACCTATAATAGTTTAAAGAAGAGGGGTTATTTGTTATTAGAAGTAAGAAGAAGGACTGAAAGAACTCCAAGAGGTTGTACTAAAGCCTTTACTAAGAAAGAGTTGAATAATTTTATATTAAACTGTAATTTTGAAAAACTGAAAGACTACTCTTCTAAAAGAAGTGTTGTGTT
- a CDS encoding RrF2 family transcriptional regulator → MKLSTKGRYGVRAMFDLVLHQGDGPIPLRSIAERQDISEHYLEQLIAVLRKAGIVNSVRGAHGGYLLAKDPQEITIGDIIRSLEGPIAPADCVSDELKDECGNSPDCVVKMIWKKVKDSIDEVLDSITLEDLRQEAINAQQKGNRHGYMYHI, encoded by the coding sequence ATGAAACTATCTACAAAGGGGCGCTATGGAGTAAGAGCTATGTTTGATTTGGTCTTACATCAAGGTGATGGTCCTATTCCTTTAAGGAGTATTGCAGAAAGGCAGGATATATCTGAACATTATTTAGAACAGTTGATTGCTGTTTTAAGAAAAGCCGGTATAGTAAATAGTGTTCGCGGAGCACATGGAGGTTATTTATTGGCTAAAGACCCTCAAGAGATAACTATTGGAGATATTATTAGGTCTTTAGAAGGTCCAATTGCTCCTGCTGACTGTGTTTCTGATGAACTAAAGGATGAATGTGGAAATAGCCCTGACTGTGTTGTAAAGATGATATGGAAGAAGGTAAAGGATAGTATTGATGAAGTGCTTGATTCAATTACTTTAGAAGATTTGAGACAAGAAGCGATTAATGCTCAACAAAAAGGTAATAGGCATGGGTACATGTATCATATATAA
- a CDS encoding YczE/YyaS/YitT family protein, translating to MARIKPTSGTVINIVVIGLIIDIVMLLLPNPASLIFRYIYLFLGLMVFGFGVGVYISAQCGTGPRDSLMVALDKKLNVDISWIRTSIEVFILIIGYLLGGPVGIGTILSAFIIGPIVGFSLRLMNLFSRKQEEVSV from the coding sequence ATGGCTAGAATTAAACCAACCTCGGGAACAGTAATTAACATAGTAGTGATTGGTTTGATAATAGATATAGTGATGTTGTTATTACCTAATCCTGCTAGTTTAATCTTTAGATATATCTACTTATTCTTGGGACTAATGGTATTTGGCTTTGGTGTTGGAGTTTACATCTCTGCTCAATGTGGAACTGGTCCTAGAGATAGTTTGATGGTAGCATTGGATAAGAAGTTAAATGTTGATATTAGTTGGATTAGGACTAGTATTGAAGTCTTTATCTTAATTATTGGATACTTATTAGGGGGTCCTGTAGGTATTGGTACTATTTTAAGCGCTTTTATTATAGGTCCTATTGTGGGATTTTCTTTAAGGTTAATGAATCTTTTCTCTAGGAAGCAGGAGGAGGTTAGTGTTTAA
- the nifU gene encoding Fe-S cluster assembly scaffold protein NifU → MYSDKVMEHFQNPRNVGEISDADGVGTVGNAKCGDIMKMFIKVEDNIITDVKFKTFGCGAAIATSSMATELAVGKTVEEALELTNKAVAEALDGLPPAKMHCSNLAADALKKAINNYLGIETDDSDEDHHHHHGHDEF, encoded by the coding sequence ATGTATTCAGATAAAGTTATGGAACATTTCCAAAATCCAAGAAATGTAGGAGAAATCTCTGATGCAGATGGTGTAGGTACAGTTGGTAATGCAAAGTGTGGAGACATTATGAAGATGTTTATTAAGGTAGAAGATAATATAATTACTGATGTTAAATTTAAGACTTTTGGTTGTGGAGCAGCAATTGCTACAAGTAGTATGGCTACTGAATTAGCTGTAGGTAAGACTGTAGAGGAAGCCCTTGAATTGACCAATAAAGCGGTAGCTGAGGCTTTAGATGGTCTACCACCTGCTAAGATGCACTGTTCTAATTTAGCCGCTGATGCTTTAAAGAAAGCTATTAATAATTACTTAGGGATTGAAACTGATGATTCAGATGAAGATCATCACCATCATCATGGACATGATGAATTTTAA
- a CDS encoding AAA family ATPase: MDLFSQNYQENGQDKPLAVRMRPRTLDEFLGQEDIIGEGKLLRRAIEVDRLQSAIFYGPPGTGKTTLAQIIANSTKAEFEKLNAVTSGVKDLREVIKRAEGRRGMYNKRTVLFIDEIHRFNKSQQDALLPAVEDGTVILIGATTENPYFEVNSPLISRSRIFKLKELDKEDLIKVLTRALEDKERGLGGYEVKISEEALNHLAMVANGDARRALNALELAVLTTPEDNGVRRINLKVAEESIQQKAIRYDKSGDNHYDITSAFVKSLRGSDPNAAIYWLAQMIEAGEDPRFIARRMIVHAAEDVGNANPHALMVAVSAAQALEYVGMPEARIPLAQAALYIATAPKSNTAVMAIDEALALVKSESTSGVPAHLKDAHYGGAKDLGHGKGYKYPHSYPGNYIKQQYLPDELLDNKFYKPTTNGYEKKIKEFLENLD; the protein is encoded by the coding sequence ATGGATTTATTTAGTCAGAACTATCAAGAAAATGGTCAAGATAAGCCATTAGCAGTTAGAATGAGGCCACGTACTTTAGATGAATTTCTTGGACAAGAGGATATTATAGGAGAAGGGAAGCTATTAAGAAGGGCAATTGAAGTTGATCGATTGCAATCGGCTATCTTTTATGGACCACCAGGGACAGGAAAGACAACCTTAGCCCAGATTATTGCCAATAGTACCAAGGCAGAATTTGAGAAGTTAAATGCAGTTACTTCTGGAGTAAAAGATTTGCGAGAGGTGATTAAGCGGGCTGAAGGGCGAAGGGGAATGTATAATAAGAGAACAGTACTCTTTATTGATGAGATACACCGCTTTAATAAGAGTCAACAGGATGCTTTATTACCAGCAGTTGAAGATGGGACTGTTATCTTAATAGGTGCAACAACGGAGAATCCTTATTTCGAGGTCAATTCACCACTGATATCTCGCTCTAGAATATTTAAGTTAAAGGAGTTAGATAAAGAAGATTTGATTAAAGTTTTAACTAGGGCATTAGAAGATAAGGAACGGGGGTTGGGGGGATATGAAGTTAAAATAAGTGAAGAGGCTTTAAATCATTTGGCAATGGTTGCAAATGGAGATGCTCGGAGGGCTTTAAATGCTTTAGAGTTAGCTGTGTTAACTACTCCTGAAGATAATGGGGTTAGAAGGATAAATTTAAAAGTAGCAGAAGAGAGTATTCAACAGAAAGCAATTAGATATGACAAGTCTGGTGATAATCATTATGATATTACTTCAGCCTTTGTTAAGAGCTTACGAGGCTCTGATCCTAATGCTGCAATCTATTGGTTGGCTCAGATGATTGAGGCAGGAGAAGACCCAAGATTTATTGCTCGCAGAATGATTGTTCATGCAGCTGAAGATGTTGGAAATGCTAATCCCCATGCCTTGATGGTAGCAGTTTCAGCAGCTCAGGCTTTAGAGTATGTAGGTATGCCAGAGGCTAGAATACCTTTAGCTCAGGCAGCTTTATATATAGCGACTGCCCCTAAGAGTAATACAGCAGTTATGGCTATTGATGAAGCCTTAGCATTAGTTAAATCAGAATCTACTTCAGGGGTACCAGCACATTTAAAGGATGCCCATTATGGTGGGGCTAAGGATTTAGGGCATGGGAAAGGCTATAAATATCCCCATTCTTATCCTGGCAATTATATAAAACAACAGTATTTACCTGATGAATTGTTGGATAATAAATTTTATAAGCCAACAACAAATGGTTATGAGAAGAAGATAAAAGAATTTTTAGAAAATTTAGATTAA
- the nifS gene encoding cysteine desulfurase NifS translates to MKRVYMDNGATTPTDPEILEAMKPYFTDIFGNASSFHSFGREARNAITEARDSVAKLIGADDSREIVFTSGGTESDNYAIKGVAEALEKKGKHIITSSIEHHAVLHTCQYLEKKKGFEVTYLAVDEDGMVNPQDVKDAIKEDTILITIMMANNEVGTIQPIAEIGKIAKEAGVTFHTDAVQAVGTIPVDVNELNVDLLSLSGHKFNAPKGIGALYIRKGTKVAKYLHGGAQERNRRATTENVPGIVGLGKACEIALNTMDEKSAKLTVLRDRLISGIEEQVDYVKLNGHRTERLPGNVNFSIRYIEGESILMKLDLEGIAASSGSACTSGSLDPSHVLLAMGLTHEVAHGSLRLTLGKYNTEEDVDRVLDVLPKVVTDLRAMSPIYNG, encoded by the coding sequence GTGAAGAGAGTATATATGGATAATGGAGCAACAACTCCAACTGATCCTGAGATTTTAGAAGCAATGAAACCTTATTTTACTGATATATTTGGAAATGCATCTAGTTTTCATTCTTTTGGAAGAGAAGCTAGAAATGCTATTACTGAAGCTAGAGATAGTGTAGCTAAGCTAATTGGTGCTGATGATTCTAGAGAGATCGTCTTTACTAGTGGAGGAACAGAATCTGATAATTATGCAATTAAGGGTGTAGCTGAAGCTTTAGAAAAGAAGGGTAAACATATTATTACATCTTCTATAGAACATCATGCAGTTTTACATACTTGTCAGTACTTAGAGAAGAAAAAAGGATTTGAAGTAACTTACTTAGCAGTAGATGAAGATGGAATGGTCAACCCTCAAGATGTAAAGGATGCAATCAAGGAAGATACAATTTTGATTACTATAATGATGGCAAATAATGAAGTAGGAACGATTCAGCCAATTGCAGAGATTGGTAAAATTGCAAAGGAAGCTGGAGTAACCTTCCATACTGATGCTGTACAAGCAGTTGGAACTATTCCAGTTGATGTTAATGAATTGAATGTAGACTTATTATCATTATCAGGGCATAAATTTAATGCTCCTAAAGGAATAGGGGCTTTATATATTCGAAAAGGGACTAAAGTTGCTAAGTACTTACATGGTGGTGCCCAAGAGAGAAATAGGAGAGCTACTACTGAAAATGTACCAGGAATTGTTGGTTTAGGTAAAGCTTGTGAAATAGCTCTTAATACTATGGATGAAAAGTCTGCTAAGCTAACAGTTCTAAGAGATAGATTAATTTCAGGTATTGAAGAGCAGGTTGATTATGTAAAATTAAATGGACATAGAACTGAAAGACTACCAGGTAATGTTAATTTTAGTATTCGCTATATCGAAGGTGAATCAATTCTAATGAAGCTAGACTTAGAAGGAATTGCAGCTTCCAGTGGTTCAGCTTGTACTTCTGGTTCATTAGATCCTTCTCATGTATTATTAGCAATGGGCTTGACTCATGAAGTAGCCCATGGTTCATTAAGATTGACTTTAGGAAAATATAATACTGAAGAAGATGTAGATAGAGTATTAGATGTGCTACCAAAGGTAGTAACTGATTTAAGAGCAATGTCGCCTATTTATAATGGGTAG